Proteins encoded in a region of the Pigmentiphaga litoralis genome:
- a CDS encoding ABC transporter substrate-binding protein: MNNKRTLLKLAAAITVMGAAGLPAHAQAQEVVKIGLILPMTGPFASTGRQIQAAARLYMAQNGSTVAGKKIELIVRDDASVADTTKRMAQELVVNDKVNVLAGFGLTPLALSTAPIATQAKVPMVVMAAATAMITEQSPYIVRTGFTLPQATLGIAQWAPKNGIKKVVTLVSDYGPGIDAQDSFKKVFTAGGGTIAEEIRVPVRNPDFAPFLQRVRDAKPDAVFVFVPSGVGAAFMKQFAERGLDKAGIKLIGTGDVTDDDLLNDMGNAAMGVVTSMNYTAALNTPANKAYVDAFGKANNGLRPNFHSVGGYDGMHVIYAALAATKGDAKGDALLAAMKNLKWDSPRGPVMLDGATREIVQNIYISKVERVNGALYNVPFDKIEAVKDPAKIK; this comes from the coding sequence ATGAATAACAAACGCACTCTGCTCAAACTTGCCGCGGCCATCACCGTGATGGGCGCCGCCGGCCTGCCGGCCCATGCCCAGGCCCAGGAGGTCGTCAAGATCGGCCTGATTCTGCCCATGACAGGTCCCTTTGCATCCACCGGCCGCCAGATCCAGGCCGCCGCCCGCCTGTACATGGCGCAGAACGGCTCGACCGTGGCGGGCAAGAAGATCGAACTGATCGTGCGTGACGACGCCAGCGTGGCTGACACCACCAAACGCATGGCGCAGGAACTGGTCGTGAACGACAAGGTGAACGTGCTGGCTGGCTTCGGCCTGACGCCGCTCGCGCTGTCGACCGCGCCGATCGCCACCCAGGCCAAGGTGCCGATGGTCGTGATGGCCGCCGCCACCGCCATGATCACCGAGCAGTCGCCGTACATCGTGCGCACCGGCTTCACGTTGCCGCAAGCCACGCTGGGCATCGCCCAATGGGCGCCCAAGAACGGCATCAAGAAAGTCGTGACCCTGGTGTCCGACTATGGTCCGGGCATCGACGCGCAGGACTCCTTCAAGAAGGTGTTCACGGCCGGTGGCGGAACGATCGCCGAAGAAATCCGCGTGCCCGTGCGCAACCCGGACTTCGCCCCGTTCCTGCAACGTGTGCGCGACGCCAAGCCCGATGCCGTCTTCGTGTTCGTGCCGTCGGGTGTGGGCGCGGCGTTCATGAAGCAGTTCGCCGAGCGTGGTCTGGACAAGGCCGGCATCAAGCTGATCGGCACTGGCGACGTGACCGATGACGATCTGCTGAACGACATGGGCAACGCCGCCATGGGCGTGGTCACGTCCATGAACTACACGGCCGCCCTGAACACGCCGGCCAACAAGGCCTATGTGGATGCCTTCGGCAAGGCCAACAACGGCCTGCGTCCGAACTTCCACAGCGTGGGCGGCTATGACGGCATGCACGTCATCTACGCCGCGCTGGCCGCCACCAAGGGCGATGCGAAGGGCGACGCGCTGCTGGCCGCCATGAAGAACCTGAAGTGGGACAGCCCGCGCGGTCCGGTGATGCTGGACGGCGCCACGCGCGAAATCGTCCAGAACATCTATATCAGCAAGGTCGAGCGGGTCAACGGCGCGTTGTACAACGTGCCGTTCGACAAGATCGAAGCCGTCAAGGACCCGGCAAAAATCAAATAA
- a CDS encoding NYN domain-containing protein gives MTSSQDNVSMAVFCDFENVALGVRDAQYEKFDIKLVLERLLLKGSIVVKKAYCDWDRYKNFKATMHEANFELIEIPHVRQSGKNSADIRLVVDALDLCYTKSHVDTFVIVSGDSDFSPLVSKLRENAKKVIGVGVKQSTSDLLIANCDEFIFYDDLVREIQRAAAKRETRAVQAAPARRTRDDEPAKKRRDDADTRRTTAVEIVSETFEALVAERGDSGKIWASVLKEAIKRRKPDFNESYYGFRAFGNLLEEAQSRGLLEVGRDDKSGTFVYRGNGAGTSASGALMDAPSQGEAQGGQGGSDESPARGESRRRGRGSRRNERRDDSDTPGLFEDGGDAMAANFVSHDLTEPVVDKPVGSGHPLPDVRFDAEALQEAARSRDDDDDGLVDDPFDARRNAGRGDARSEPVQSDYRFADDDEDLDDEQADRAPASSGRGNRARADNAGAARGADAGADGMEGASFNAAGTDDAGPDASRTRDAINGDSMNGEAGSDNAAGAPSANRRQPRGRRKAGAAAKTSGNAADPTLFDADAPGAAAPDNVAPDSSASADAPAFSQADADVSGGAAGVRMGMDESPAPVGRRPGRNAQRRRNTAETTPSSDASSTPGMPESVEGGAGSVLAAADNGGGSGNGDGDGDSDNTGNTAAPAKRAAKSARKSPRPTPARSRLPRKPKEG, from the coding sequence ATGACCTCATCCCAAGACAACGTCAGCATGGCGGTGTTCTGCGACTTCGAAAACGTCGCCCTCGGCGTGCGGGACGCCCAATACGAAAAGTTCGACATCAAGCTGGTGCTTGAACGCCTGCTGCTCAAGGGCAGCATCGTCGTCAAGAAAGCCTATTGCGACTGGGACCGCTACAAGAACTTCAAGGCGACCATGCACGAGGCCAATTTCGAGCTGATCGAGATTCCCCATGTGCGCCAGTCCGGCAAGAACTCGGCCGACATCCGCCTGGTGGTGGACGCGCTGGACCTTTGCTATACCAAGTCGCACGTCGACACTTTTGTGATCGTCAGTGGCGATTCGGACTTTTCGCCGCTGGTGTCCAAGCTGCGCGAAAACGCCAAGAAGGTGATCGGCGTGGGCGTGAAGCAGTCCACGTCGGACCTGCTGATCGCCAATTGCGATGAATTCATTTTCTACGACGATCTGGTCCGCGAGATCCAGCGCGCCGCGGCCAAACGCGAGACGCGTGCGGTTCAGGCCGCGCCCGCCCGCCGCACCCGCGACGACGAACCGGCCAAGAAACGCCGCGACGATGCCGATACGCGCCGCACGACGGCGGTCGAGATCGTGTCCGAGACCTTCGAAGCCCTGGTGGCCGAGCGGGGCGACAGCGGGAAGATCTGGGCGTCGGTGCTCAAGGAAGCCATCAAGCGCCGCAAGCCCGATTTCAACGAGTCCTATTACGGCTTCCGGGCCTTTGGCAATCTGCTGGAAGAAGCGCAGTCGCGCGGCCTGCTGGAAGTGGGCCGGGACGACAAGTCGGGCACCTTCGTGTATCGCGGCAATGGCGCCGGCACGTCGGCCAGCGGGGCGTTGATGGATGCGCCGTCGCAGGGCGAGGCGCAAGGGGGGCAAGGCGGGTCGGATGAGTCGCCGGCTCGTGGCGAGTCGCGCCGGCGCGGTCGCGGCAGCCGCCGCAATGAACGTCGCGATGACAGCGACACGCCGGGCCTGTTCGAGGACGGCGGCGATGCCATGGCCGCGAATTTTGTGTCGCACGATCTGACCGAGCCCGTGGTGGACAAGCCCGTGGGGTCCGGTCACCCGCTGCCCGATGTGCGCTTCGATGCGGAGGCCTTGCAGGAAGCGGCGCGGTCGCGGGACGATGATGACGACGGGCTTGTGGACGATCCGTTCGATGCTCGCCGGAACGCCGGGCGCGGCGATGCGCGGTCGGAGCCGGTGCAGTCGGATTACCGGTTTGCGGATGACGATGAGGATCTGGACGACGAGCAGGCGGATCGTGCGCCGGCGAGTTCGGGGCGAGGCAACCGGGCACGTGCGGACAATGCGGGTGCTGCCAGGGGTGCTGATGCGGGTGCCGATGGCATGGAGGGTGCGAGCTTCAATGCTGCAGGAACCGATGACGCCGGCCCCGATGCTTCACGGACCCGGGACGCCATCAACGGCGACAGCATGAACGGTGAAGCAGGCTCGGACAACGCTGCGGGCGCGCCGTCCGCCAATCGCCGCCAGCCACGCGGTCGCCGCAAGGCCGGGGCTGCGGCCAAGACGTCAGGAAATGCCGCGGATCCGACCTTGTTCGATGCCGATGCACCTGGCGCTGCTGCGCCCGACAACGTTGCACCAGATTCCTCGGCATCTGCGGATGCGCCCGCGTTTTCGCAGGCCGATGCCGATGTGTCGGGCGGTGCGGCAGGCGTGCGCATGGGCATGGACGAGTCGCCCGCACCGGTAGGCCGCCGTCCGGGCCGCAACGCGCAGCGTCGCCGGAACACTGCCGAGACAACGCCGTCGTCGGATGCGTCGTCGACGCCGGGGATGCCGGAGTCGGTGGAAGGCGGGGCAGGTTCGGTGCTGGCTGCTGCCGACAACGGAGGTGGCAGTGGCAATGGCGATGGCGATGGCGACAGCGATAACACCGGCAATACCGCCGCGCCCGCCAAACGCGCGGCCAAGTCTGCCCGCAAATCGCCTCGCCCCACGCCTGCACGCAGCCGCCTCCCCCGTAAACCGAAGGAAGGCTGA
- a CDS encoding GMC family oxidoreductase gives MTDSAAFDYIIIGAGSAGCLLANRLSADPECRVLLIEAGSNDNYHWIHIPVGYLYCIGNPRTDWLYATEPDAGLNGRSLRYPRGKTLGGCSSINGMIYMRGQARDYDGWSRATGDDAWRWDHVLPAFMKHEDHYRGANAMHGAGGEWRIEKQRLRWDILDAFAKAAEQAGIPASDDFNQGDNEGVGYFEVNQKNGWRWNTAKAFLRPICMQRRNFTLWTRTHVQGLTMATQADGSSRCTGATVVRDGRRMDVTARHEVVLSAGSIGSPHLLQLSGLGPAALLARHGVTPRHDLPGVGANLQDHLQIRAVFTLRNTRTLNTLASTWWGKARIGLEYSLHRTGPMSMAPSQLGAFTRSSPDQPHPNLEFHVQPLSLDAFGEPLHRFDAFTASVCNLNPTSRGTVTLRSPRASDAPAIAPNYLSTPEDRKVAADSLRVTRRIVAQPALAPFTPEEFKPGLQYQSDEALATLAGDIATTIFHPVGTCRMGRLDDLNAVVDARLRVRDGRGGVVAGLRVVDASIMPTIVSGNTNSPTLMIAEKAAGWILEDRVKALIPMPALFTA, from the coding sequence ATGACCGACTCCGCAGCGTTCGACTACATCATCATCGGTGCGGGGTCGGCCGGGTGCCTGCTGGCCAATCGGCTCAGCGCCGACCCGGAATGCCGCGTGCTGCTGATCGAAGCGGGGTCCAACGACAACTACCACTGGATCCACATTCCGGTGGGCTACCTGTATTGCATCGGCAATCCGCGCACCGACTGGCTCTATGCCACCGAACCCGATGCCGGCCTGAACGGCCGCAGTCTGCGCTACCCGCGCGGCAAGACGCTGGGCGGATGTTCGAGCATCAACGGCATGATCTACATGCGCGGCCAGGCACGCGATTACGACGGGTGGTCGCGGGCCACCGGTGACGACGCCTGGCGATGGGACCACGTGCTGCCCGCCTTCATGAAGCACGAAGACCACTACCGGGGCGCCAACGCGATGCATGGCGCGGGCGGCGAATGGCGCATCGAAAAACAGCGCCTGCGCTGGGACATCCTGGATGCCTTTGCCAAGGCGGCCGAACAGGCCGGCATTCCCGCTTCCGATGACTTCAATCAAGGCGACAACGAAGGGGTCGGCTACTTCGAAGTCAACCAGAAGAATGGCTGGCGATGGAACACGGCCAAGGCATTCCTGCGGCCGATCTGCATGCAGCGCCGCAACTTCACCTTGTGGACACGCACGCATGTGCAGGGCCTGACCATGGCGACGCAGGCCGATGGCAGTTCGCGCTGCACCGGCGCGACCGTGGTGCGGGATGGCCGCCGGATGGACGTGACCGCCCGGCATGAGGTCGTGCTGTCGGCCGGCAGCATCGGGTCGCCGCATCTGCTGCAACTGTCGGGGCTGGGGCCCGCGGCCTTGCTGGCCCGGCATGGCGTCACGCCGCGGCACGATCTGCCCGGTGTCGGCGCCAACCTGCAGGACCACCTGCAGATCCGCGCGGTGTTCACACTGCGCAATACGCGCACGCTGAACACGCTGGCGTCGACCTGGTGGGGCAAGGCGCGTATCGGCCTGGAGTACTCCTTGCACCGTACGGGTCCGATGAGCATGGCGCCGAGCCAGCTGGGCGCATTCACGCGCAGTTCGCCCGACCAGCCCCATCCCAATCTGGAATTCCATGTGCAGCCGCTCAGCCTGGATGCGTTTGGCGAGCCGCTGCACCGCTTCGATGCCTTTACCGCGAGCGTGTGCAATCTGAATCCGACCAGCCGTGGCACCGTCACCTTGCGCAGTCCGCGCGCGAGTGATGCGCCGGCCATTGCGCCCAACTATCTCAGCACGCCGGAAGATCGCAAGGTTGCGGCCGATTCGTTGCGGGTGACGCGGCGCATCGTTGCGCAGCCCGCGCTGGCGCCCTTTACGCCCGAGGAATTCAAGCCCGGCTTGCAGTATCAATCGGACGAGGCGCTGGCCACCCTGGCAGGAGACATCGCCACCACCATCTTCCACCCGGTGGGCACCTGCCGCATGGGCCGTCTGGATGACCTGAACGCCGTCGTGGATGCGCGGCTGCGGGTGCGGGACGGCCGCGGTGGCGTGGTCGCGGGACTGCGTGTGGTGGACGCCAGCATCATGCCGACCATCGTCAGCGGCAACACCAATTCGCCCACGTTGATGATCGCCGAGAAGGCCGCCGGCTGGATTCTTGAAGACCGCGTAAAGGCCCTCATCCCGATGCCGGCTCTTTTCACCGCGTAA
- a CDS encoding hybrid sensor histidine kinase/response regulator — MTSPDGTDFPMTSPPPQTLRDLAESERIRLLVDGVTDYAIYMLDPDGYVSSWNLGAQRFKGYLPQQIIGQHFSVFYTDEDRASGLPARALTIARETGRFESEGWRVRRDGTRFWTSVVIDAIRNDQGVLIGYGKITRDITDRKTAQDALRQSEDQFRRLVQGVTDYAIYMLSPEGVVTNWNQGAERIKGYSSTEAIGMHFSRFYAEADRDDGVPGRSLALAAREGRYEQEGWRVRKDGTRFWAHVVVDAIRENGELVGFAKVTRDVTERKLAAEALERANTALFQAQKMEAIGQLTGGIAHDFNNLLSVVSNSLEVLATRLHEHADMRILDAMRRAVDRGATLTQQLLSFARQQPLKVDTHDLNTVIRGFESVLQRAGNSSVRFDLDLAPQLRPVLVDAARFEAALLNLVVNSRDAMPEGGELIVSTTDVDLADHAVGRLPAGPYVQVSVRDTGAGMPPDVAARAFEPFFTTKAVGKGTGLGLSQVYGFFAQSGGDIVLDTRPGQGTTVTAYLPAIAGDTPADTDGNGDSNVETVLLVDDEPDVMDAAAELLRSIGYAVITASNGPDALELLRRRNDIDILFTDVVMPQGMSGIELARLTLDIAPGVKVVLASGYPLPALKNDFDDLDQFAFINKPYRLADLARKLRA, encoded by the coding sequence ATGACTTCCCCTGATGGAACCGATTTCCCGATGACCAGCCCGCCTCCCCAGACCTTGCGCGATCTCGCGGAGTCCGAACGTATCCGCCTGCTTGTAGACGGCGTGACCGACTATGCGATCTACATGCTGGATCCCGATGGCTACGTCAGCAGCTGGAACCTGGGCGCGCAACGCTTCAAGGGCTACCTGCCGCAGCAGATCATCGGCCAGCATTTTTCGGTGTTCTATACCGATGAAGACCGGGCCAGCGGACTGCCCGCCCGGGCGCTGACCATCGCACGCGAAACGGGCCGCTTCGAATCCGAAGGCTGGCGTGTCCGCCGCGACGGCACGCGCTTCTGGACCAGCGTGGTGATAGATGCAATTCGCAACGATCAGGGCGTCCTGATCGGCTACGGCAAGATCACGCGCGACATCACCGACCGCAAGACGGCGCAGGACGCGCTGCGCCAAAGCGAAGACCAGTTCCGCCGCCTGGTGCAGGGCGTGACCGACTACGCCATTTACATGCTGTCGCCCGAAGGCGTGGTGACGAACTGGAACCAGGGCGCGGAACGCATCAAGGGCTACAGTTCGACCGAAGCCATCGGCATGCATTTTTCGCGCTTCTACGCCGAAGCGGATCGTGACGACGGCGTGCCGGGACGCAGCCTGGCGCTGGCGGCGCGCGAAGGCCGCTATGAGCAGGAAGGCTGGCGCGTGCGCAAGGACGGCACCCGCTTCTGGGCGCACGTGGTGGTCGACGCCATTCGCGAGAATGGCGAGCTGGTCGGCTTTGCAAAAGTGACGCGCGACGTGACCGAACGCAAGCTGGCCGCTGAAGCCCTGGAGCGCGCCAACACCGCCCTGTTCCAGGCGCAAAAGATGGAAGCGATCGGCCAATTGACCGGCGGCATCGCCCATGACTTCAACAACCTGTTGTCGGTCGTGTCGAACAGCCTGGAAGTGCTGGCCACCCGCCTGCATGAACATGCCGACATGCGCATCCTGGACGCCATGCGGCGCGCCGTGGACCGCGGCGCCACGCTCACCCAACAGTTGCTGTCATTCGCGCGGCAGCAGCCGCTGAAGGTCGACACGCATGATCTGAACACCGTCATTCGCGGCTTCGAATCGGTGCTGCAGCGCGCCGGAAATTCATCAGTACGCTTCGATCTGGACCTGGCGCCGCAACTGCGCCCGGTACTTGTCGACGCCGCGCGCTTCGAAGCCGCACTGCTGAATCTGGTCGTCAATTCGCGCGACGCCATGCCCGAAGGCGGCGAACTGATTGTCTCCACGACCGATGTGGACCTTGCCGACCATGCGGTGGGACGTCTGCCGGCCGGTCCGTACGTGCAGGTATCCGTGCGCGACACCGGGGCGGGCATGCCGCCGGACGTGGCCGCGCGCGCCTTCGAACCGTTCTTTACGACCAAGGCCGTGGGCAAGGGGACCGGCCTGGGCCTGAGCCAGGTGTATGGCTTCTTTGCGCAGTCGGGCGGCGACATCGTGCTGGACACCCGGCCCGGCCAGGGCACCACCGTGACCGCCTACCTGCCCGCGATCGCCGGAGACACCCCGGCCGACACCGATGGAAACGGCGACAGCAACGTCGAAACCGTGCTGCTGGTGGACGACGAACCCGACGTCATGGACGCCGCGGCGGAACTGCTGCGCAGCATCGGCTACGCGGTGATCACGGCCAGCAACGGGCCCGACGCCCTGGAACTGCTGCGCCGCCGCAATGACATTGACATCCTGTTCACCGACGTGGTGATGCCGCAGGGCATGAGCGGTATCGAGCTGGCGCGGCTCACCCTCGACATCGCACCCGGCGTGAAAGTGGTGCTGGCATCGGGCTACCCGCTGCCGGCCCTGAAGAACGATTTCGACGACCTCGACCAGTTTGCGTTCATTAACAAACCCTATCGGCTGGCGGACCTGGCCCGGAAGCTTCGGGCGTGA
- the otsB gene encoding trehalose-phosphatase, translating into MHQLPTSIDGLALFLDFDGTLVDLAPRPDLVHLPDPVRHSLRNLAARTGGALALVSGRPIAEIDHYLAPLHLPAAGLHGAERRSLDGTVRRFDVDREAVAVMRHAAQAFVNATPGLLLEDKGIGIAIHYRQAPEHADAVRRLAITLIAPRRRHFTVQPGKMVVEIKPRGLDKGSAIAAFMQEAPFAGRRAVFLGDDLTDEKGFATLRRLDGISVKVGEGPTIAPCRLPDVAAVHHWLADLAAHAPSAH; encoded by the coding sequence ATGCACCAACTGCCTACTTCCATTGACGGTCTGGCGCTATTCCTCGATTTTGACGGCACCCTAGTCGATCTCGCACCGCGCCCAGACCTCGTCCACCTGCCCGACCCCGTGCGCCATTCGTTGCGCAATCTTGCTGCACGAACCGGGGGCGCCCTGGCGCTCGTCTCGGGACGTCCCATCGCTGAAATTGACCATTACCTTGCGCCCCTGCACCTGCCCGCCGCGGGCCTGCACGGGGCCGAGCGACGCAGCCTGGACGGCACCGTCCGCCGCTTTGATGTCGATCGCGAAGCAGTCGCCGTCATGCGCCACGCCGCGCAGGCCTTTGTGAATGCCACCCCGGGATTGCTCCTTGAAGACAAGGGCATCGGCATCGCCATCCACTACCGCCAGGCCCCCGAACATGCCGACGCCGTGCGCAGGCTGGCGATCACGCTGATCGCGCCGCGCCGCCGGCACTTCACGGTGCAGCCCGGCAAGATGGTGGTCGAAATCAAACCCCGCGGCCTCGACAAAGGCAGCGCCATTGCCGCATTCATGCAGGAAGCCCCGTTCGCCGGACGACGCGCCGTCTTCCTGGGCGACGACCTGACAGACGAAAAAGGCTTTGCCACGCTGCGCCGCCTCGACGGCATCAGCGTCAAAGTCGGCGAAGGCCCGACCATCGCCCCCTGCCGCCTGCCAGACGTCGCCGCTGTTCATCATTGGTTAGCCGACCTCGCCGCACACGCGCCGTCAGCCCACTAA
- a CDS encoding DUF1428 domain-containing protein yields the protein MNYIDGFVAAVPNANREQYIAHATRAAEVFKEFGALQVVECWGDDVPEGKLTSFPMAVKRGDDETVVFAWIVWPSKTVRDVGMDKVMNDPRLQSDLEPMPFDGKRMIYGGFQVVVDA from the coding sequence ATGAACTACATCGATGGATTCGTAGCCGCCGTACCCAACGCCAATCGCGAGCAATACATTGCCCACGCCACACGGGCCGCCGAAGTCTTCAAGGAGTTCGGCGCGCTGCAGGTGGTGGAGTGCTGGGGGGACGACGTGCCCGAAGGCAAGCTGACCTCATTCCCCATGGCGGTGAAGCGGGGCGACGACGAGACGGTCGTGTTTGCGTGGATCGTGTGGCCGTCCAAGACGGTGCGGGACGTCGGCATGGACAAGGTGATGAACGACCCCCGGCTGCAGTCGGACCTGGAACCCATGCCGTTCGATGGCAAGCGGATGATCTATGGTGGGTTCCAGGTCGTGGTGGATGCTTGA
- a CDS encoding LysR family transcriptional regulator: protein MPPAVMLDLNEFVTFAAVADLGSFSRAAAKLDLSKALVSKHIADLERTLGVKLVNRTTRRVGLTAAGEIFHRRCHELIAHANGARHELEQFRDAPGGTVKVSASMSFGRLHLVPAIARFLKRYPNVSIELELSEKFADLVSGNTDVVVRQAEEPRLLSFVARRLLPLRQVVCATPAYLERHGRPASPDDLTRHNCIVRTANSKGEWMFDSPSGSQMVRVTGNLRANNADGVLQAVLQDLGIGAMPSMVAGDLLRQGRLERLLPDHALPNLVLYAAYLPNPTMATCVHTFVDFLGGAFGQPPYWDEGLGLWPDAEPPAKVPGGLA from the coding sequence TTGCCGCCTGCCGTCATGCTGGATCTGAACGAATTCGTCACCTTCGCGGCGGTTGCCGATCTGGGCAGCTTTTCGCGCGCCGCGGCCAAGCTCGACCTGTCCAAGGCGCTGGTCAGCAAACACATTGCGGATCTGGAACGCACGCTGGGGGTGAAGCTGGTGAACCGCACCACGCGGCGTGTCGGCCTGACCGCGGCGGGCGAGATCTTTCACCGCCGTTGTCATGAACTGATCGCGCATGCCAATGGCGCGCGGCATGAACTCGAACAGTTTCGCGATGCGCCCGGCGGCACGGTCAAGGTGAGTGCATCGATGTCATTCGGCCGGCTGCATCTGGTGCCGGCCATTGCGCGCTTCCTGAAGCGCTACCCGAACGTGTCGATCGAACTCGAGCTGAGCGAAAAGTTTGCCGACCTGGTCAGCGGCAATACCGACGTCGTGGTGCGCCAGGCCGAAGAACCGCGGCTGCTGTCCTTCGTGGCGCGGCGGCTGTTGCCGCTGCGGCAGGTGGTGTGCGCCACGCCGGCGTATCTTGAACGCCACGGGCGGCCTGCATCACCTGACGATCTGACCCGTCACAACTGCATTGTGCGGACCGCCAACAGCAAGGGGGAATGGATGTTCGACAGTCCGTCGGGATCGCAGATGGTGCGTGTGACGGGCAATCTGCGCGCGAACAATGCCGATGGCGTGTTGCAGGCCGTGCTGCAGGACCTGGGCATCGGCGCCATGCCGTCCATGGTCGCGGGCGACCTGCTGCGGCAGGGCCGGCTGGAACGGCTGCTACCGGATCATGCCTTGCCGAATCTGGTGCTGTACGCCGCCTACCTGCCCAACCCCACCATGGCCACGTGCGTGCACACCTTCGTGGACTTTCTGGGTGGGGCGTTCGGGCAGCCGCCGTACTGGGATGAGGGACTGGGGCTGTGGCCGGATGCGGAACCTCCGGCCAAGGTCCCTGGCGGTCTGGCCTAG
- a CDS encoding glucosamine inositolphosphorylceramide transferase family protein — translation MTLILAEYQINELPKNTLSDKLSDLALGALQRAESHLLNAAEVQLFHREDMRPQVPNARVRGLVVTPSATSPREWTTDDTRQLRASGEFDLVLVLGMPIVRGDVVTMARLGAWTIQHSDMSLATDRHAGFWEVRGARDHSTLSIVRLGADAGSDERVVSRSFNTEFYWLKNKARALSLGNLALLDVLAELDTAPAAQPRMSRAPAPHALSKRTRQALKPGWQIAGYVTRQSSVMAGMLMRRYQKKDVVWRVALTNGTPTGAIPATLRPPKGRFFADPFVYTHQGQPYIFFEDYAFAEGRGKISAAVCKDGQFEFLGVVLDLPYHLSFPFLFEHEGELYMLPETCGNRTIELWRCTEFPLKWELATTLMSDISAVDTILFPHDKRWWMLTNIDRTNNSSHSDELFAFYADSPTSTEWTPHALNPIVCDPDKARNGGIIIAENGDIVRTAQYQGFCHYGKGLSLNRIVELTPTTYREESGAVQYPDFVKEQHPSMHHFHRHGGYAVFDFGFRE, via the coding sequence TTGACCCTGATACTCGCGGAGTATCAGATCAATGAACTGCCCAAGAACACCCTGTCGGACAAGCTGTCCGACTTGGCGCTCGGCGCATTGCAGCGCGCCGAATCGCACTTGCTGAACGCGGCCGAAGTGCAGCTGTTCCATCGCGAAGACATGCGCCCTCAGGTTCCCAATGCACGGGTTCGCGGTCTGGTCGTGACGCCGTCGGCCACTTCACCCCGTGAGTGGACCACCGACGACACGCGACAGCTGCGCGCCTCGGGCGAATTCGATCTGGTGCTCGTGCTGGGCATGCCGATCGTGCGGGGCGATGTCGTCACCATGGCGCGCCTTGGCGCCTGGACCATCCAGCATTCCGACATGTCGCTCGCTACCGATCGCCATGCAGGCTTCTGGGAAGTGCGCGGCGCCCGCGACCATTCGACCCTGTCCATCGTGCGCCTGGGCGCCGATGCCGGCAGCGACGAACGTGTCGTCTCGCGCAGCTTCAACACCGAATTCTATTGGCTCAAGAACAAGGCCCGCGCATTGAGCCTGGGCAACCTTGCCCTGCTCGACGTGCTGGCCGAACTCGACACCGCGCCCGCTGCGCAGCCCCGCATGTCGCGTGCCCCCGCGCCGCATGCGCTGTCCAAGCGCACCCGGCAGGCGCTGAAGCCAGGCTGGCAGATCGCCGGTTACGTCACGCGTCAGTCGTCGGTCATGGCCGGCATGCTGATGCGTCGCTACCAGAAGAAAGATGTCGTGTGGCGCGTTGCGCTCACCAACGGCACGCCCACCGGCGCGATCCCGGCCACGCTGCGTCCACCCAAGGGCCGCTTCTTTGCCGACCCCTTCGTCTATACGCATCAAGGCCAGCCGTACATTTTCTTCGAGGACTACGCATTTGCAGAAGGCCGCGGCAAGATCTCGGCAGCTGTCTGCAAAGACGGACAATTCGAGTTCCTGGGCGTCGTGCTGGACCTGCCCTATCACCTGTCGTTCCCCTTCCTGTTCGAACATGAAGGCGAGCTGTACATGTTGCCCGAGACCTGCGGCAACCGCACGATCGAACTCTGGCGCTGTACCGAGTTCCCCTTGAAGTGGGAACTGGCGACGACGCTGATGAGCGACATCTCGGCCGTCGACACGATCCTGTTTCCGCACGACAAGCGCTGGTGGATGCTGACCAATATCGACCGCACCAACAACAGCAGCCACAGCGACGAACTGTTCGCCTTCTATGCGGATTCGCCCACGTCGACCGAGTGGACGCCGCATGCCTTGAACCCGATCGTCTGCGATCCCGACAAGGCCCGCAACGGCGGCATCATCATCGCCGAGAACGGCGACATCGTCCGCACGGCGCAATACCAGGGCTTCTGCCATTACGGCAAGGGCCTGTCCTTGAACCGCATCGTCGAACTTACCCCGACCACGTATCGGGAAGAAAGCGGCGCGGTGCAATATCCGGACTTCGTCAAGGAACAGCACCCGTCGATGCATCACTTCCATCGGCACGGCGGGTATGCGGTATTCGATTTCGGATTCAGAGAGTAG